aaactctccaatttGAAGCCCTAATCCCCTAAATTTTATCTGCTCAAACAACTGAAAATTACCATAACCACAAGTATTAAGCTCAAGTAACTTGCCTCAATGTAAACcccttgatttcctcttcaaaaccctccaaaaacCTCCAAGcccgaataaaaatggtgaaaataacTTAAATTTTGCGAAGTGtccaatttataccttctgcccaggtatttccgcacctgcggtccttttcTAGCACCTGCGCAACCGCTTCTACGTTTCCAAACAACTGCACATGCGGTTTTCACTTCATCGCCCATGACCGTTTCTGCGGTCCATtccccgcacctgcggtctcgtaGGTGCGCTCCACCTTCCACACCTACGATCCATCCTCAGATTCCAaatcccgcatctgcggtccccttTTGCTTCTGCGGACCTCGCACCTACAGTCCctactccgcaggtgcggttatgacagctgaAGGAAATCTTCAGCATTTTCTCAAATCTCATTCTTGatccatcaaccatccgaaatcaacaCGACGCCCTTGGGACTTCtaccaaacataccaataagtcacatatcaccattcaaacttagtcaaaccttcggaacacccaaaactacatcaaaactccaattcaccctcgaattcaagcctaagaacttctaaacttctaaattccgcaaacgatgccgaaacctaccaaatcacctccgaatgacctgaaattttgcacacacatcataaaTGGAGCCACaggcctactccaacttctggaatcccattccgaccctgatatcaaaatttccactgccgatcGAGAATcgccaaatttctaatttcaccaattcaagcctaattctaccacgaacCTCAAAATCACATTCCAGTTGCGCTCTCAAATccaaaataacctaacgaagctaactgAACTATCAGAATTTCCATCCGAGATtgtttacatataagtcaacattcggtcgACTTTTACAACTTAAACTTTtaaataggagactaagtgtctcatttcacacCAAAACCACTCAGGACCCAAACCAACCAATATGATACCATGAAATACAGCTGATTAACACATAAAAAGAGGGAAACGGGGCTACAATTCATGAAAAATCAGCCGGGTTGTTACACGCCGTCAACTTTGCATGAACCTCTGAGATGCAATAGGCTAATCAGTGCTTCTAATAAGGTATTCCTAAATTTACTCAATAAAAATATAGTCAAATTTTGTAGCTTCTAGGAAAGCAAACTGAATGTTTCATCTTTTAGGCAAGCAAATTGAATGCAGTGGATCAGCTATGCCAGCAGGTATGCCATCCTGTGGTGATATTAATGAAATTATGATTGAATGGATTGTATATTCAGGAGTTTCAAGTCACATggtaaataaatataatttgttGACCAATGCTAAGGCAATCTCTGATGATATAAGGGGAAAAGTACAGTTGCCTACTGGTAGTGTAGCTCAAATTAGGCACATAGGTTTTGCTTATCTTCTAAAGGATCTAAAGGTATCTAATGTGATGCACATACCTGATTTCAAGTTCAACCTTCTATCTGTATCTAACCTAACCAAGGAAATAAAATGGGTAGTTatgttcttccttgacttctttatTTCCCAAGAGCTCTTCAGTGGACAAGTGATGGGGTTTGGTAGAGAAGAAGATGGTCTTTATGTGTTCAACTCTACACCAGGAGGTTCAGTTGTATCACAAGTTTCTGCAAAAGTCAAGGATTCAATACCAAGACCTATACCTACTGTAAATATAATAATAACTGACAAGTCAATAAGTGTAGCGTGGTAGCATAAGAGGTTGGGGAATGTACCTCTAGAAACTATGAGAAAACTGGAGTATTTTCATACTATTGAATGTAACACTAAGGACAACCATTGCACTGTATATCTCTTAGCTTAAAAAACAAGGTCACCATTTCCTATTAGTACTACTGTGTCTAAGTGCTATTTTGATACTATTCATGGTGATGCTTGGGGTCCTTATAGGGTCCCTACATATGATAGGAAGAGATATTTTCAAATTTTAGTGGATGATCACTCTAGAGATACCTGGCGTTGCCAACTAAAATAGAAGTCATAGTGGTACTTAAATCCTTTTTTCTATGGTACAAAATATTTATTCATCTCCAGTCAAGTACTTTAGATCAGATAATGGCTATGAGCTCATTAACTCACAGATAACTGACTTATTGCAATCTTTAGGTATTGTTCATCAAAGATCATGTGTGTATACTTCCCAACAGAATGGGTTTGTTGAAAGAAGACACAGGTATATCCTTGAAACAGCCAAAGCTCTCAAGTTTCAAGCTGCAGTTTCACTGAGATTTTGGGGGTGAGTGTGTGATCTCTATTGTCTTTATCATAAATAGACTCCCTTCTAGTATACTTCAAGGCAAATACCCTTTTGAGATCAAGTTTGGACACTCTCCATCTCTGCAGTATATGAGAGTATTTGGGTGCCTAGGGTACATGATTATTTCTAAAAGAATAGACAAGTTCTCTCCTAGAGCAGTTCTCGCTGTTATTTTAGGATACTCTACCACTCAGAAGGGCTAAAATGTATGAAATACATACTAAGCAAATTCACATCAGTAGagatgtaatttttttttaaaaaatgatgtttttccttttcaacaCCTTAACTCCACAGGCTCAGTTCTATTTCATGTACTAGACTCCTCTATATTTCTCTCCATTCAACCTCCATATAGTCTACACACTTCTCTTCCTTCTTTTCCTTCTTCAAGTGCTCCCTCTTAACCTTCTCTCCAACCTACTGAAGCTTTCTCTCTTGTACACTCTAATGCATATGACTTTCCTCCTCTTGATCTCCCTGATGAGCATGTCACAAATAGTGATGCTTCTATTTTTCCCTCAAACAGATTGTCATGTTTCTAATTTACCTCATACTGAAGCTAGAAAATTATCTAGAACAAGTAGACATCCTATTTAGCTCAAAGACTATGTCACTCCTATCAATGGGAGTATCCATTGCtgttatcctatttctgacatgATCAACTATGCTAATGTGTCTCCTTCTTTTGGAAATGCTTTGGTAGCCTACTCAGCCATCATAGAACCTAAATCCTAAAATGAAGCTATAAAATATCCCAGGTGGATTGAGACAATGAAGTGTGAGATTGCTGCTTTAGAAGATAATCACAAATGGTCAGTAGTTGAGCTCCCTTTCACGAAATATTGCTATTAGTTGTAAATGGGTGTTCAAAGTTAAGTACACTTCCTCTAGCACAGTGGAAAGGTACAATGCCAGGCTTGTATCCAAAGCTATAGACAACAGGAGGGACTAAACTACACTGAGACCTTCTCTCATGTTGCCAAAATGGTCATTAAATCAATTCTGGTCATTGCAGCAACAAAGCATTGGCACATATTTCAAATGGAAGTGCATAATGCTTTTTTTTCAAGGAAACTTAGTTGAAGAGGTCTACATAGAGGTTATTCAAGAGTTTGCTAGCTAGGGGGAAACATAGTGTCTGCAAAGTCCATAAGTCCTTGTATGGACTCAAGCAGGTACCTAGTCAATGGAACAAGAAGTTCACAGATGCTCTACTACAGTTTAGCGTCTCTCAAAGCCACTTTGACTACTCTCTTTTCTTAAGAACAGTGAAGTCTGAGTTGGTAGTAGTATTGGTCTATGTTGATGACCTGTTAGTCACAGGAAGTTGTTTAGATTTGATCATTCAAACCAGGAATGATTTACAACTCAAGTTTaaaatgaaagacttgggagagcTCAAGTTTTTTCTTGGAATAGCCTTTTCTAGATCAGCTAAAGGAACTATAATGAGCCAAAGGAAGTATGCATTAGAGCTAATCCAGAAATGGGACTCAATTGTGCAATACCAGCTAGCATAGCACTAGAGACACTTGTGAAACTTGCCTCTACAAACTATGGTGAGTTTGTTAATGGTAAGTCTTCCTCTGACATAGCAAACAAGGTACTTGCAGATGCTAGGCAGTATTAAAGGTAGATACGAAAGCTACTATACATTACTATGACCAGGGTTGATATTACTTATAGGGTACAAGTTTTGAGTTAGTTTATGCACAAACCTAAGCAGTCACACATGGAAGTTACTTTGAGGGTTGTGAGGTATATCAAAGGTGCACCAGGTCTGGGGCTGCTGATCCCATATGAAAGCTCAAGAAAGCTAAAGGGATTCTGTGACTCAGAATGGGGAGGATGTCTATAGACTAAGATCAGTTACTGGCTATTTGGTGAAGTTTGGGAATGCACATATATCCTGAAAGTCAAAGAAACAGGAAACAGTAAGAAAGAGCTCAGCTGAGGCAGAGTTCAGAAGTATGGCCTCAGCAGTTGCATAACTAACTTGGCTCATTGGGTTGCTCAAGGATTTAGGGGTGAAGGTTGATCTTCCTGTGTTCTCAACTGTGAAAGCAAGGTTGCAATTCAAATTGCAGCCAATCCTATCTTCCATGATAGAACAAAATATATTGACATTGACTTCCATTTTGTTCGAAAAAAAAAGTACAAGAATTTGTGAAAACACATCATGTACCTACTAAAGAGCAATATGCTTATCTCCTAACTAAAAGTTTAGGAAGAGTTCATAACGAGTACTTGATGTCCAAGCTGAGATTGAAAGATATATTTCAACCATCAGCTTGGGGGTGTTGAATGAATGGTAGATATATTGACAGTTGTATACAACTATATAAATTAAGAGATTAGCTGGATAGTTAGAATAGTAGTTAGGCCGTTAGTGTAAAATGTATAGTGTCTTTCCATTAGTCGGTTATGTTAGTTATTACTGTAGCAATGAGAAACAGTTTCTTTCTTCCTCTATTCGTTTTCGTTTCCTGCTCATTTCTACATTGCTAATAGCTTCAAATCTAGATCTCATCAGTTCTTCAATTTTACACCTTCCACACAATTTTAGTTGTTCGATTCTTCTTTCCAGAATTTATTCCTAATTTTTCTAAAATGGTTCCAATGGATAATGTATATTGAAATATCAATGTTCTCTTATCCTTGCTGATCAAAGCCGGACAAAGTCGTTTTTGTTTAACATCTTTTTAAGTGCTTGATACGAAAAACTACAACTTCTAGCACCTTTGGCTTAATTTAAAGTCTTAGCTTTATTTATGATTAGGTTACAAAAATTTGATCAAATAAACTATCtataacaaacaaaaaaaaaaggggaaaataattAAAGTATCTATGACCAATATTTCTCTTACAGTAAATCCTTTTTCTGATGCTTTAGCTGGTCGAATAAACCGCATATccatttattgttgatatttatTACTTATGTAGAGCCATCGCATCGGAAATTAAACAAGGTACATACCTTCAGCCATTGTTGTACAACCGCTAGCAGAAACCTAGAGAGCCTTCTAACATGTGCCTATCATTGGCTGCTGACTGATGGAGTCACAGACATATTTATAGGTAGGCTAGGGACTCTTAGGCAAATACTTTAATCCTAGGGACTTCTCTTTAAATTATAATTGCCCTAGAGACTCCTAATATATGGTAGCTTCTTTCCATCAAAGAAATTAccatatatgcataactacagaatattatctgatatattGTTTCCTTTGAGAGACAAGGTAAATGATTTGTTACCTTATATGCGGGCCACACTAAAAGTCTCTAGAACATACGGTAAATTTCTAACATTCTCTCACTTGGACTacatattaaaatcagataattctTTATGAGAGATAAACATATAATATGGCCATTGACTTTATCATTCAACTAAAATTTATGCAATAATCACTTTAACTAAAACATATCATTACatgaatgtcacgaccctaaaacagACCCAATCATGATGGCGTCTATCGTGAAAttaggccagctgacacaaatCCTTAACCGACCAAAATTATAGCGATAAAAAGAAGCTTCTTCCGGAATAATAAGCCATTTAAAagtcattaataagctaaaaCCCCCAAAATATAGAGTATAATATAACAATATGGAAACAAACACGGCCCGACATCGGAGTATCACcggtcatgagcatctacaatttgtctaagagtatgaaaaacAACATAGTGTGATACAAAGATAGTACAAagtgaaataaagataggaaggagaagtaTTGGGTTGCGAATGCCGAgaagctacctagtcaactccgaacaagCCTGCTGGAAGgtaaatcaacactcgctagcgtgacccgagactcctggatctacacacatggtacagggagtaatatgagtatgccaactcagtaagtaataaaagtaaaggcagctgagtgataagaaaacacgtaaaacacagcataaTTCTAAAACAAAACAGTATAAATCCAGAACAATACAGTAGTATAGTAAAAGCTCGTAAAAAAataccttagttcagtaaaaacctctttaaagcatctttcaatagttcaaacgagtgatgaaaacaagGAGAGaaaggatagaaacataaatcagcccctcggacaaAGTACCAACAgcaccaacccctcgggctacttcacaatcactcgtataagcccctcgggcaataacatgaaacaataacagcccctcgggcaatatcacatctcacactggatacctgcgctcactgggggtgtgcagactccggaggggcttctacaGCCTAAGTGTTATATCAAACCATCTAGTGGCAAAATCAaattaggccctcagccttataaTCATgcatcagtacaacactgctgcggcgcgcagcccgatcccataatatcctaaCAATACAGGCCCttgacctcactcagtcagaaatctcttaagccactcgggcaacggtaaaacatgattttcagcctaaaatatcatttaaaatgtcaaaacggagtaaatatgactgaattatgaaaatagtagaatacaacatgattgagtacaaatatgaagtcaaaacagtgaggaatagtagtaaaaatcccctaagggtccaaaacagttggcacgaggcccaaatatggcattcaacctaaaacatgataatactttccaaaacacaatgatagcaaaaagttttcaatcaaatacgcggtttaaCAGTCATATGGGATGGacgcacgacctcacgctcgtcatctagcgtgtgcgttacctcaaagtagcacaacgatgtgaaatccaggtttcataccctcaggacagcatttacaatcattgcttacctctatccagtccaaactctagcccgcgatgcctttgccccttgaatcagcctctagatgctccaaatctaaccaaaaatagatttataccatcgaaatatgttaagggaacaaagaCCACTCGAACTAAtaaatttacatcaaaaatctcgaaattggccaaacccgacccccgggcccacatatcGGATTCCGAAAAAAATctcaaaactagaatccttacactctcatgagttcaaatatatcaaatacatcaaaatccgaccacaaatgacccctcaaatcctcaaatcaaagtctcaagttccaagccctaactccccaatttaaggctttagattccacaaacttcatgtttaattaggtagaattcacaataggatcgagtattaagtccataaatcttacctccaagtgtttccctttgattccctcttcaattcttctcaaaaagcttcaaaatcgctcaaaaatggtgaagttttagacccaaaatcgcggacaatggccttttaaacattctgcctaggtgaccctttccttcttcacgaacgcggtcaatgcTTCGCggtcgcgaagcacaaaattccGTTAACCACTTAATCCtttatcgcgaacgcgacacccTATACGTGAACGCGAAGCTTCAGCTCCTCAACCCATCGCAAATGCAACATCTAGCTCGAGAACGCGAGGCACAAACGACTTGGACCCAGCTACTCttatttactctacgcgaatgcgggaaACTCATCACGCTCACGATGAACAAAGGatccaacccttcgcgaacgtgaaggccaaactTCCTTCCTCAcaccctaacccttcgcgaatgcaaagaCCAAATGTTTGCAACACCAATAAcagattttctgcaacttttccaacttgaacttgatccgttcaaccacccgaaactcacccgaggcctttgggacctcaaccaaacatgccactatatcccataacctcattcaaacttgttctaaccttcggaacgctcaaaacaacatcaaaacaccaaattgacatcggattcaagcctaagaattccaaaaactttcaaattccgcttttgatcaaaggttctatcaaacctcgtccgaatgacctgaaattttgcacacaagtcacaaatgacacaacggacctactccaacttttggaatcccatttttacccctatatcaaaatctcacctatcaaccagaaaatgccaaaatttcaatttcaccaattcaaaccTAGATCTACTCCTGACCTCCAAAACAGATTCCGGtcccaaagctatccaaaccatcggaattcacatccgagccctttttcacacaagtcaacatccgattgactttaccaacctaagcttactcaaaagagactaagtgtctcattcctttccaaaacctctccgaacctgaATCAACAAACACGACATCACCTAATATAACGGGACAAGACAATAAGaggtagaaatgggggaaacggagtggtaactcatgaaacgaccgaaccgggtcgttacatcctccccctcttaaacaaacgttcgtcttcgaacggatcaagaaacatacctgaagtctcaaataggtgaggatatctgctctgcatctcccgctcggtctcccacttccactctggaatatccatctgctgaagcaagtcaccctgtcgttgatgctcatatttcacctgctaacaattgaaaCACCAGGCTACAAaccccacaatgtccttcttcattctccttcacCAATAATCCTGTTtcagatcttgatacatcttcgcggcactcggatgaatagaatactgcgagttatgagcctcctctagaatcaactcccgaagtccatctacattgggcacacatatcaggccctacatcctcaacacctcaTCATCACTATTAGTCGCATCTTTgtcatcgtcgtgctgaactctgtccttaaggacaagcaaatgaggttcatcatactggcactctctaatgcaatcaaataaggaagatcgagaaaccatacaatccaatacccgactgggctccgaaatatccaatctcacaaaccgattggccaagacctgaacatcaaacacaagaggtctctccccgaCAGGAATATACACCAAATTCCCCATGCTTACCaccttcctgcttaaggcataagccactacattggccttccccggatggtataaaatagtgatatcatagtcctttagcagctcaaaccatctccgctacctcaaattgagatccttctgcttgaacaagtattagaggctatgatgatcataaacacctcacaatacacaccatacaaataatgcctctaaatcttcaacgcgtgaacaatggcagccaactccaaatcatgaacagggtagttcttctcataggtcttcaattgacgagaagcataagcaataactctttcctcctacatcaacacacacccaataccaactttcgaagcatcacaatacacgatatatgaacctgaagctgatggcaaaactaacactagagttgtggtcaaggcaatcttgagcttctgaagctctcctcacactcatccgaccacattaaaggagcacccttttgagtcaactttgtcaagggtgatgcgattgatgaaaatccctgaacaaaccgatggtaataacccgccaaaccaagaaagttgcgaatctctatggttgaggacaGTCTGGGTCAActttgaaccacctctatcttctttggatcaacctaaataccctcactagacaccacgtgccccaagaaaaccactgaactgagccaaaactcacacttggagaactttgcataaagtttctcctccctcaatatctgcaacacaactctcaaatgctccgcgtgctcctcctggctacgcgaatacaccagaatatcatcaatgtaaactatgacaaacgagtcgagctAAGGctgaaacacgctgttcatcaaatgcatgaatgctgttggggcattggtcagccgaaaagacatcaccaggaactcataatgaccatatcgagtcctgaaagttatcttaagaatatctgagtccctaatCTTTAGGTGGTGATACCCTGAAAGatgatcaatcttggagaacaatctcgtccctgaagctggtcaaacaaataatcgatacgaggcaaaggatacttgttcttgattgttactttgttcaattgcctgtaatcaatgcacatcctcatcgtgccatccttattcttcacaaatagaacaggtgaaccccaaggcaacacactaggcagaataaacctcttatcaaggagttcctgaagctactccttcaactccgctggtgccatatgatacggtggaatagaaataggctgagtgacCCGCACCagaccaataccaaaatcaatatccttgtctggtggcatgcccggtaggtatataggaaatacatcgggaaaatccctcacaaatttggatcaacctgaatacccactgCTGATACAACAAGACCcaaaaatgcaactgaactcaactagaactcacacttcgagaacttagcatataactaactatccctcaaggtctgaagaaccactctaagatgctgctcgtgctcctcccgactgcaggaatatatcaaaatatcatcaatgaagactatcacgaatgagtccaaataaggcctgaacactcggttcatcaaatccataaaagttgtttgggcattggtcaacccaaatgacatgaccaggaactcataatgctcgtaccgagtgtggaaagctgtcttagggacatcagatgccctaatcctcaactgatggtagccagatctcaaatctatctttgaaaatactttggcaccctgaagctgatcaaacaaatcatcaatcctcgacaatgtatacttattcttgattgtaaccttgttcaactaccggtaatcaatacacattctcatcgatccgtccttcttcctaacaaacaacaccagtgcaccccaaggcgaaacactgagtctaatgaaacccttcttaagcaagtcttgcaactgctcttttaactctttcaactcaggcggggccatacgatacggcgggatagaaatgggctgagtacccggagccaaatcaatgaaaaagtcaatatccctgttggatggcatacccggcaggtctgaaaggaatacctcaggaaaatcTCGAACAACGggtacagaatccatagaagggacctcagcactagaatcactaacatatgccaaataggccaaacaccccttctcgaccatacattgAGCCTTCACaaacgagataacactgcgggtagaatgaccaggagttcctctccactctaaatggggcaaattcggtaaggctaaggtcacagtcttggcataacagtccaagatagtgtggtaaggtgataaccaatccatcccaatataacatcgaaatcgaccatgtctagaagcaacaaatccacatgagtctcaagacccccaatcaccacaatacaagaacgatggactcgatctaccacaatagaatcacctaccggtgtagatacataaacaggaatactcaaaaaatcactaggcatgaccagatacggtttaaaataagatgacacatacgagtaggtagaccttggatcaaataacactaaatcatctctatcacaaaccagaatagtacatgtaatgactgcatctaaagcctcagcctcgggcctggctggaaggacgtaacatcggggttgggccccaccaccctaaactacctctctaggatggcctgcggctggctagcctccacctctggtggcctgagctccacctctagtacctctacctctacctctagcacctctacccccacctctagctggttgggcgggttgtggaacacttggtgcctgtaccatagcacgagaaccctgatgttgagagctactcagtgctcgagggcaaaacttgcaatgtgacccggatcaccacacgtgtaacaagccctcggctgctgagactactggctgtgacgacctgaatgaccaccccgaaaactctgaagtggcggtgcactgataggagcatgtggtgcactgtaggactgctaatCGAGATGCTGCATCtggggaccacgaccacctggagtaccatgagaaacctagagaactgactgaaaaggcctaggaggatggcctctaccttacgaatctcgacctccggatgaggtaccactgaattggCCTAAATGACGGagcctcttgtctgacccatgaccacctccctatgatagaaccatctcaactctacgggccacattggccgcctcctaaaaagTAATATCACTCCCAGCCTCGCTAGCCATCTAAAGATGAATCGGCTggataagaccgtcaataaacctcctcaccctctatcTCTCGATGgggagtatgatgagagcatggcgagctaagtcgatgaacctgggatcatactgggtaacagtcatggaaccctactggaggcgttcaaactgcctccgataggcctctctctgagtaacggggagaaacttctccaagaaTAACATTGTAAACTGCTCcaaagtcaaggctggcgattcggctggtctcgctaagcaataatcccttcaccaagtcttggcggatccagataagcgaaatatagcaaaatcgaccccattagtctcaacaatgcccatgttcctgagtacctcgtggcagctgtctagataatcctgggatcctcagtagatgcaccgctgaaagtagaagtgaagagcttggtgaacctatccagtctccacaaagcatcggcgtacatagccgctccatcactggtctgagctaccacacccggctgtacTACTCTAACTGGCTAAACTGCTGGAGTTTGAATATGAGGAGCTACCTACTCtcgagtgcgagtagcaggagtctgggccccttctccagcctgagagacggctggtgctataagAAGCAAgcttgcccgggtgacact
This genomic stretch from Nicotiana sylvestris chromosome 9, ASM39365v2, whole genome shotgun sequence harbors:
- the LOC138877853 gene encoding uncharacterized protein — protein: MGRVDALMPYRGCGCEDLKKYVEHIEYQRLLQFLMGLNETYSQSSYQILNMSPRPSINKAHSMIISEKSKRALAQPSQVSVVHDGTTLSSRKGANSFGTLAQLNNKGNIGQNHTYLGDAMTHTREITFFSNKGNTGSGYNFSGGNNYSGSNYRSRKNNLHYDYCNFKGHTRETCYKLNGYPPDFKPKKKCGFGTANFSQGKQIECSGSAMPAGMPSCGDINEIMIEWIVYSGVSSHMVNKYNLLTNAKAISDDIRGKVQLPTGSVAQIRHIGFAYLLKDLKVSNVMHIPDFKFNLLSVSNLTKEIKWVVMFFLDFFISQELFSGQVMGFGREEDGLYVFNSTPGGSVVSQVSAKVKDSIPRPIPTITDLLQSLGIVHQRSCVYTSQQNGFVERRHRYILETAKALKFQAAVSLRFWGWIETMKCEIAALEDNHKCGKVQCQACIQSYRQQEGLNYTETFSHVAKMVIKSILVIAATKHWHIFQMEVPSQWNKKFTDALLQFSVSQSHFDYSLFLRTVKSELVVVLVYVDDLLVTGSCLDLIIQTRNDLQLKFKMKDLGELKFFLGIAFSRSAKGTIMSQRKYALELIQKWDSIVQYQLA